The following are encoded in a window of Oncorhynchus masou masou isolate Uvic2021 chromosome 17, UVic_Omas_1.1, whole genome shotgun sequence genomic DNA:
- the LOC135558476 gene encoding bcl-2-related ovarian killer protein homolog A-like, translated as MEVIRRSSVFAAGVMEAFDHSPSDKELVSKSKALCRDYIHSRLNLYGLGSSKTQVDSTLCDVAAVLLCLGDELECMRPSVYRNVARQLNISVAMETMVSDAFVAVATEIFAAGITWGKVVSMYAVAGALAVDCVRQNQPATVQTIVDSLGQFVRKNLAPWLKKRGGWTDIKRCVVKLDAVPQTHWLSPIAQSCKHFLSTLYIYIMKEP; from the exons ATGGAGGTGATTCGTCGCTCTTCTGTGTTTGCAGCCGGGGTGATGGAGGCCTTTGATCATTCCCCGTCAGACAAAGAACTGGTGTCCAAGTCCAAGGCACTGTGTAGGGACTACATACACTCTAGGCTCAACCTCTATGGGCTAGGCTCGTCCAAAACTCAGGTGGACTCAACGCTTTGTGATGTGGCTGCTGTGCTTCTCTGTCTCG GTGATGAGCTGGAGTGCATGCGGCCCAGTGTCTACCGGAACGTGGCGAGACAGCTCAACATCTCAGTAGCCATGGAGACCATGGTCTCTGATGCCTTCGTTGCCGTGGCAACAGAGATATTCGCAGCAG GTATCACATGGGGGAAGGTTGTATCTATGTATGCCGTGGCTGGGGCTCTGGCGGTGGACTGCGTGCGACAGAACCAGCCAGCTACGGTCCAAACCATAGTGGACAGCCTGGGCCAGTTTGTCCGCAAGAACCTGGCCCCTTGGCTGAAGAAACGCGGAGGATGG ACGGACATTAAGAGGTGTGTGGTGAAGTTAGATGCCGTTCCTCAGACCCATTGGCTGTCTCCCATTGCCCAATCCTGCAAGCACTTTCTATCAACACTGTACATCTACATTATGAAGGAGCCATGA